CTTCAGGCTTCATTGTTTGCGCTGAGTAAAATGCAGCAAGATCCTGCATGTTTTCCTCAGTTAACATTGCCGCCATACCCATCATGACAGGATCGTTACGACCCTTTTCACCACCGGTTTGCATCGCTAGTTGAAAATCTTTCAACTGCTTAACAATATACGAAGCATTCTGCCCCGCTAATTTAGGGTAGATACTTGCTGGGCTATTGCCATCAGCACCATGACACGCAGTACATGTACCAGAAATAGCTTCACCCGTTGCTGCATCCCCTGCAGCTTGAGCTGAACCCATTAATCCGATTAACATTGCAAAAGATAAGACAAGACTTTTCATAGCATTCCACTTGTTATTTTCAGCTTCCGATCCCATGTCACGGCGTGACATGTTACACTTATTATTATTCTATTTGACTATTTTACACATTTTCAAAAAAAAGTAATCATTTAACACAATTTCAATGAGAGATATTAGATTGGATAACAAAAAGATACACTTCGAAAACGCTGCATTTAGGATTAGTGCGCCAGACATTAGTCACCTAACAGATGATTCGGGCATTGAAATTGCTTTCGCTGGGCGATCAAATGCAGGCAAATCAAGTGCATTAAACACACTTACACGCCAAAAAAGCTTAGCGAGAACCAGTAAAACACCTGGTCGTACCCAACTTATCAACGTTTTTGAAATCGAAGAAGGCAAACGCCTAATCGATTTACCGGGTTACGGCTTTGCTAAAGTACCATTTGAAGTAAAGAAAAAATGGCAGAAAGCATTAGGTGAATATTTACAAAAACGCGATTCATTAAAAGGTATCGTGGTATTGATGGATATTCGTCACCCATTAAAAGATTTAGATAAACAGTTAATTCTGTGGGCTATTGATTCTGAAATTCCTGTAATGGCGTTATTAACGAAAGCTGATAAATTAAAACAAGGCGTTCGTAGTAAAACCGTTAAAGAAGTTCAAGCGGCAGTGAAAGAATTTGGTGGTGACGTAACTGTTGCACCATTCTCGTCATTAAAGCATACCGGTATTGATGTACTGAAAAACAAACTATGTGAATGGTATGCGCTAGAACCTTCAACAGGTATTCCAAGTGAAGACGCGGAAGAATACGATGACAGCGACTACGAATACATTAACGAAGACGATTAGTCGTTACTGAATTGTAGGCAAAAAAAACGCCTCGTCAAAAAGTGACGTGGCGATGAATAATAAATTCAATTTGAAACAAAAGGTTTGAAATATAATTTCGAACCTCCATACCCTACCCCGCTAATATACTGCAAACTTATTTCACACGAAAGTAAAATACGTTATTTAGTTACATTTTTTGTGACAAAGCGCACTCACAGCATTATTTTATGTATAAAAACAACAAAACCAGCCCTAAGACTGGTTTTAGTTTCTATACTTAATATACTCGCTTTATAAAATCAGCGCGTAATCAATCCCTAATGGGATATTAATGTGCTTCATCCCAGTTATCACCGACACCCGCTTCAGCAAGTAGCGGAACATCTAACGACATTGCTGCCGCCATCAACTCTTTAATTTTGACAACATAAGCTTCAACATGCTGTTCTTTAATTTCAAAGACTAATTCATCGTGCACCTGCATTAGCATGCGAATCGAATCAGTTTCCACCGTCTCCATCCAACCAGCCACATTAATCATCGCCTTCTTGATGATATCTGACGCTGTGCCTTGCATTGGTGCATTAATCGCAGCACGTTCAGCCGCCATTTGACGCATTTTATTACGGGCATTAATTTCCGGTAGATATAAACGACGACCCGATAACGTTTCTACATAACCATTCTCTTTGGCTACTTTACGCGTTTCGTCCATGTATGTAAGTACACCAGGGTAACGCTCAAAATAGCGTGTCATGTATTGCTTAGCTTCTTTTTGCGGCACATTTAACTGACGACCTAAACCAAACGCGCTCATACCATAAATAAGACCGAAGTTAATCGCTTTGGCACTACGGCGTTGATCCGTTGTGACTTCATCTAACGCGACAGAAAATACTTCCGCGGCAGTGGCACTGTGAATATCTTTACCTTCCGAGAATGCCGTTAGCAGGCCTTTATCTTGGGATAAATGCGCCATGATACGTAATTCAATTTGGCTGTAATCCACCGCCACATATTTATAACCTGTCTCAGGAATAAACGCCTGACGGATACGTCGACCTTCACCTGCACGTACAGGAATGTTCTGTAGATTTGGATCGCTTGATGATAAACGGCCCGTCGCGGTAACAGCTTGATGATAAGACGTATGCACACGACCGGTTTTTTCTTCAATCAAGGTTGGTAGTTTATCGGTATAGGTTGATTTTAGTTTACTTAAACTACGGTACTCTAAGATCAATTTTGGTAACGGATAATTAAGCGCTAACTCTTGCAGTACTTCTTCAGCAGTCGATGGTGCACCTTTTGGGGTTTTCTTGATAACCGGTAATTCCATTTGTACAAATAGAATTTCTTGCAGCTGTTTTGGCGAGCTTAGGTTAAATGGTTGCTCAGCAATTTCGTGGGCTTTTGCTTCCAGTTCCAGCATACGAATACCAAGTTCAACACTTTGCGCATCGAGTTTTGATTTATCAATCAATACACCCTGGCGTTCTACCGACGATAAGATACTGACTAGCGGTAATTCAACCTCGTGAAATAACGCCTCTAGTGAAGGTTCAGCAGTAATTTTTGGCCATAGTACATTGTGCAAACGTAACGTCACGTCAGCATCTTCAGCTGCGTACGGCGCCGCTTGCTCGATCTCGATCTGGTTAAAGGTTAATTGTTTTTTGCCTTTACCGGCGATCTCTTCAAAGCTAATGGTTTGATGACCTAAGTATTTTTCCGCTAAGCTGTCCATATTATGACGCGTAGCAATGCTGTTATACACATACGACTCAATCATGGTGTCATAAGCAATACCGGCTAATTTAATGCCGTAGTTGGCTAACACTGAGGTATCGTATTTTAAATTTTGACCGACTTTTTTAGCATTACTGTCTTCTAGTAATGTTTTTAATGACGCTAATACATGGTCACGATCTAATTGCTCAGGTGCGTCAATGTAATCATGGGCAACGGGTAAATAAGCCGCTTCGCCTTCTGCAATCGCAAATGACAGACCGACTAATTCCGCTTGCATGTAATTAAGGCTAGTGGTTTCAGTGTCGAGCGCAAACAGCTCGGCTTGTTGTAATTTTTCTAACCAGCGATCAAAATCGGCTTGAGTTAAAATTGTTTCATAGTTACTGCGATCGATTGTACAAGGCGCAACAACATCATCATTGTCAGAGTCGCTTGACGCTGAAGTTGATTTTGCGGTTTTAGCTGCATGCACATGTTTAGTTGCATCTGCACCACCAACTAACGCTGCTAACCAACGCTTGAAGCCCATCTGTTGGTACAACTCAGCTAATGCGTCAACATCTGTTTCTGCGATCGCCAGATCATCTAAGGTGACGCCTGTTTCAACATCGAGTTTGATCGTCGCTAATGCATAAGAGATTTCAGCATTATCTTTATGTTCGATCATCTTTTTAGCCAAGGTTTTCGAACCACGGAAACCTAAAGCAGCAATCGCATCTAAGTTATTGTAGATATCTTTGATGCTACCGAGTCCTTGTAACAGGCCTAACGCCGTCTTTTCGCCAACACCGGGAACACCGGGAATGTTATCAGCAGCATCGCCCATAAGACCGAGCAGATCAATGATCAGCTCCGGTGGTACACCGAATTTGTCTTTAACGCCTTGTGGATCCAATACCGTGTCAGTCATG
The Moritella sp. Urea-trap-13 DNA segment above includes these coding regions:
- a CDS encoding cytochrome c, which produces MKSLVLSFAMLIGLMGSAQAAGDAATGEAISGTCTACHGADGNSPASIYPKLAGQNASYIVKQLKDFQLAMQTGGEKGRNDPVMMGMAAMLTEENMQDLAAFYSAQTMKPEETPEEVVAAGELLYRGGDIERGIAGCAACHGPRGNGSETAKFPKISGQHADYIKAQLEKFSSKERANDHNGMMQDIAYKMKPADMEMISKYLGGLH
- the yihA gene encoding ribosome biogenesis GTP-binding protein YihA/YsxC — translated: MDNKKIHFENAAFRISAPDISHLTDDSGIEIAFAGRSNAGKSSALNTLTRQKSLARTSKTPGRTQLINVFEIEEGKRLIDLPGYGFAKVPFEVKKKWQKALGEYLQKRDSLKGIVVLMDIRHPLKDLDKQLILWAIDSEIPVMALLTKADKLKQGVRSKTVKEVQAAVKEFGGDVTVAPFSSLKHTGIDVLKNKLCEWYALEPSTGIPSEDAEEYDDSDYEYINEDD
- the polA gene encoding DNA polymerase I; the protein is MSTIPSNPLVLVDGSSYLFRAYHSPPHLTNAEGMATGAVYGVVNMLKSLLTQFDPSHIAVIFDAKGPTFRNEMYPDYKAHRPPMPDDLRCQIEPVHNAVKALGLPLICISGVEADDVIGTIAKQASAEGRAVLISTGDKDMAQLVDEHVTLINTMTDTVLDPQGVKDKFGVPPELIIDLLGLMGDAADNIPGVPGVGEKTALGLLQGLGSIKDIYNNLDAIAALGFRGSKTLAKKMIEHKDNAEISYALATIKLDVETGVTLDDLAIAETDVDALAELYQQMGFKRWLAALVGGADATKHVHAAKTAKSTSASSDSDNDDVVAPCTIDRSNYETILTQADFDRWLEKLQQAELFALDTETTSLNYMQAELVGLSFAIAEGEAAYLPVAHDYIDAPEQLDRDHVLASLKTLLEDSNAKKVGQNLKYDTSVLANYGIKLAGIAYDTMIESYVYNSIATRHNMDSLAEKYLGHQTISFEEIAGKGKKQLTFNQIEIEQAAPYAAEDADVTLRLHNVLWPKITAEPSLEALFHEVELPLVSILSSVERQGVLIDKSKLDAQSVELGIRMLELEAKAHEIAEQPFNLSSPKQLQEILFVQMELPVIKKTPKGAPSTAEEVLQELALNYPLPKLILEYRSLSKLKSTYTDKLPTLIEEKTGRVHTSYHQAVTATGRLSSSDPNLQNIPVRAGEGRRIRQAFIPETGYKYVAVDYSQIELRIMAHLSQDKGLLTAFSEGKDIHSATAAEVFSVALDEVTTDQRRSAKAINFGLIYGMSAFGLGRQLNVPQKEAKQYMTRYFERYPGVLTYMDETRKVAKENGYVETLSGRRLYLPEINARNKMRQMAAERAAINAPMQGTASDIIKKAMINVAGWMETVETDSIRMLMQVHDELVFEIKEQHVEAYVVKIKELMAAAMSLDVPLLAEAGVGDNWDEAH